The Sulfurimonas sp. HSL-1716 sequence CATCATCTTTGTATCGTCCGTCCTCGTATACATCATGGAAGCACACCTTCCCGAATCTCCGATAAAAACGCTCTTTGACGCTTTTTACTGGTCGGTTGTGACCATATCTACCGTCGGATACGGAGATATCGTTACGGTAAGCGAAGCGGGGCGTATCGTTGCCGTTATCGTTATCACATCGGGGATCGCGGTCATGGCGTTTACGACATCTTTGGTCGTTTCTGCTTTCACCGAAAAGATCGAAGAGATAAAAGAGATCAAGAATATCGAAGATATCGCCAAACTGAAAAAAATATATCTGATCTGCGGATATAAAGAGATCGGCCGCCAAGTAGCTCTGAAACTAAAAAAAGACGGACTAAACATAGTGGTCTTGGATAAAGAGAAAAAATATGTAGATGAAGCCGTGCATGACGGTTTCATTGCATTTGACCATGATTCCGGACTGCTCAGTACTTATGAAAACCTAAAGCTCAATATCAATACTCAGGTAAAATACGTTTTGTGTCTGGAAGACAGCGATATAGACAACATTTATACGATTCTTACGGTAAGATCTATCAGCAAGCAGGTCGAGATAATCTCCATTTTGCAAAACAAGCAAAACAGAAAGAAACTTGAACTGGCCGGTGTTTCAAATATCGTCTTTTCTCAGGAGTTTATCGGTCTTATTGCAAAAGAGTATATCGGTCAGCCGGTCGCTTTTGAGCTTATTCATGCACTTAGATCGGAAACGAACGGCATACAGATATCCGAAATACTGGTAGACGACGTTATGATACGGTACAACGGAAGTATCGCCGATATCGACAGCAGCAGGTTTAAACTTCTGCTTTTGGGGATATATAAGAGTTCCATGAACCATTTTCTTTTCAACCCGATCGAAAATACACTGCTCGAAACGGGAGATATGCTTATAATCGTAGGTGACTACGTATTTATAGAAGAGTTTAAAAAATACCTTCACACAAAGAGTGACAGATGAAATCGGCAATAATATTCGGATATAACGAATTTGCGCTTGAGATCGCGCATAGTCTTAAGACGAAGTACAACGATCTCTCTCTTTTCGTACTTGAAGACAAAGACTTTAAATTTCTTCAGGAAAACAATTTTAAAGTTTCGAAGTTCAGTATCGACGATGATTGGTCGGATCTGGAAAACGAATATGATATCGATGAACTTATCGTGTTTTGTGCTCTTGAGGATACGGCGGAAAATATCTTTTTGACCATCTCGCTTAGAGCGGTGTACGAAAATTTGATCATTATCGCGCTCTCTTCCGATCAAGAAAGCGGAAGAAAGCTAAAAATGGCGGGTGCCAACAAGATAATCCCCATCACGCAAACAACGGTCAATATCATAACCGAGATGCTCGAACGTCCCTTTGTTACGGAGATATTAAATAACATTCTTTACTCGGACGATGAACTTCAAATAGCACAGGTTACTATAGAGCAAGATTCGGAAGTCATAGGTCAGAACATAGAAAGCATAGACTGGAAAAACAGATACGGACTGCTTGTTCTGGCGATCATCAGAGAGAATCTGGACACCTCTTTCATATATACGAAAAAAGCCAATAAAGAGCCTTTGAAAGAGGATGATGTACTGGTTATCGTAGGTTATGAAAACGACATAAAAGAGTTCGAAAAAACGATCGGAAGGAGATACAATGCCAATTGGCGTAATTGGAGCTGGTAAATGGGGCACGGCTCTGGCTTTTGCGTTGTCTGAAAAAAATGACGTATATATCGCTTCCAGAACACCGCGGGAGCTAAAAAACTTTATCTCGATAGAAGAGATACTAAAACTTGAATATCTCGTTATTACCATACCGGCACAGCAGATATCGGGATGGTTAAAAGAGCATTTCATGTTTAACGGCCAAAAAGTATTGGTAGCCTCAAAAGGCATAGAAGCGGCAACAGGAAAGTTTTTAAACGAGATATATGACGAGTATATCCCCGAAGAAAACATCTGCTTTTTATCGGGTCCCTCTTTTGCCGCGGAGGTGATGCACTCTCTTCCTACGGCTCTTGTTATCAACTCGAAAAACGAAGAACTCAGTGCAGAGTTTGCTTCTTTTTTCCCGAGTTTTATCAAGACCTATATGTCAACAGACGTGATGGGTGCAGAAATATCAGGTGCATATAAAAATGTCATCGCGATCGCTGCCGGTATCTGCGAAGGTCTGAAGCTCGGCAAAAATGCGGCAGCTTCACTCATCGCACGCGGTCTTGTAGAGATGCAGAGATTCGGACGTAACTATGGAACAAAAGATGAAAGTTTCATAGGTCTCAGCGGTGCGGGTGATCTCTTTTTGACGGCATCTTCTACCATGTCGAGAAACTTCAGGGTAGGGCTCGGTCTGGCCGATGGAAAATCAAAAGAGACGATAGTAAAAGAGCTGGGCGAAGTAGCAGAGGGCATAGGTACGGCCTACGCTTTGCATATGATAGCAGAGGAAAAAAAGATATATCTCCCAATAGCCACCGAAGTCTACAAGATACTCGAAGGAAAAGATCCTAAAGAGAGTCTCAAAGACCTGCTTACGCAATAGTTTCTTCCTGTAAACTATAGAAAAATTTCCAAAGGATTTGTATAAAGCATATTTGAATGGAAAAATATAAACAGCTCTATTTTGTTATCAGAAAATAAATAAGTATAATATTTGAATTAACATTTCATCAGGAGTTCAGTATGGCAAATAGTTCAAATGGTACAATGAAATTAGTCGGTATTGTTTTAGCGGTCTTAGGTATTGGACTTGCAGTATGGGGTTACCAACTCTCCACATCCGTCGGTTCGCAAATCACTCATGCTATTACAGGCTCGCAAACAGACAAAGTGATGATGATGTATATCGGCGGTGCTGTCAGTTTTGTTGTCGGTGCATTTCTCTTTATAAAGAAGTAAAGTGTGAATGAGCAGATAGCACAGATAAAAAAGATATCGACAGCGGGGTTGGCAGGTATTGCTATCTTTTTTCTCTCATTCTCTTTTTTCAACATCGCACAGAGCTCTTTGCTCGGACTTATCGCTTTTTTGGTCGTTTTGTGGACAAATGAGGGGCTTCCTTTGGCGGTTGTGTCTTTGATGCCCATCGTGCTTTTTCCCGCTTTTGGAGTACTTTCTACCAAAGCGACCGCAGTTAACTACTCCAATCCCATCATTTTTTTGTTTTTAGGAGGATTTTTGCTTGCCATAGCGGTTGAGAAGACAGGACTGCACCGTTATCTGGCAGAAAAGATACTCTCTTTTTTCCCTGATACGGTAAGCGGTATCATCTACTCTCTCATCATCACTTCCGCACTGCTTAGTGCGATCCTTTCAAACACCACCACCGCTTTGCTGCTGATGCCCATTGCGCTGTATATCACGCAAGAGGAGAGGCTGAAGATGCGTTTTGCTCTTGCCATCGCATACGGTGCCAGCGTGGGAGGGATACTCACGCCCATCGGTACGCCGCCCAACCTCATACTTTTTGGCATCATGCAGGAGCACTCTTTGGTGCTTATTCCGTTTTTAAAATGGGTGCTCATGGTGGCGCCGCTTTGTTTTGTCATGATATTTGTCGTGGGATTTTTACTTTCTATCGGCGTTAAAAATGTAAAGATGGAGCGTAAAGGGGAGGTGTTCTCTTTGACAAGAGAGCAAAAAAAGGTGATGTATATCCTTACGGGACTGATCATGCTTCTGTTTGTCAATGCACCGATCAGACCTTACTGGAACGGTCTTGGACTAAACGAGAGTGCCGTGCTTTTAGGTACCGGGCTGCTGCTGTTTATAGAGCCTTTTCGTATTCTGGAGTGGATGAGCGACAAAGAGAGGATACCCTATAGGATCATGTTCTTGTTCGGTGCCGGATTTTCCATAGCGGCCGCATTTACAAAAACAGGGCTTGCCGACGCTCTTGCTTCATATATATTAGGCTTTACCGCTCTTTCACCGATGCTGCTCATCCTCATAGTCGCCGTGCTTATTACTTTTACCACGGAGATCACCTCAAACACCGCGCTTGTTTCCATCATGCTTCCCGTCATCTATGCTGTTGCGCTCAAAGCGGGCATAAACGTCACGCTTTTTATGATGATAGCTACCGTCTGCGCTTCATATGCGTTTATGCTCCCTATCGCCACTCCGCCAAACGCCATAGCTATGAGCAGCGGAGCCGTGGATGTAAGAACAATGATGAAATATGGCCTATTTTTAAATATTGCAGGTATAATTTCAGTCGTAATATTAGCCGAATTTTTTTGGAAGAGCGTATTGTAACAAGGAGAAAATGTGATAGTTCATATAGTGATGTTCAAATTTAAAGATGAAGATAAATACGATAATATATTAACGGTAAAAGGCATGCTTGAAAAACTGCCTTCAAAGATCGATGTTCTTAAAAAGATGGAAGTTGGAATAGACTTCAACCATAGTGAGAGAGCTTATGACATGAGTCTGTATTCAACGTTCGAGACAAAAGACGATTTGGCGCTCTATGCGACGCATCCTGCGCATCTTGAAGTCCTTGCGTTGATAAAAGAAGTCGTTGAAAAAACAAAAGTAGTAGATTACGAGAAATAAGATGGGCTGGACTTGTCAACATGATCTAAAAGGGCACTGCAAACTGTTAAACGTTCCGTGCGTTCCCGGAATAAAAGGGTGTACTCTCAATAAGGGTGCTTCTGTTGTTTTTACTACGGGAAACTATGATGAAGACAAAAAACGCAAAGAGGACTCTAAAGAGGAGATAGACTTCAGCGAACTTGCCAAAAGAAACTAGGAGTTTTCTATCTCCTCGACCTTCTCTTCGATGCTGAGCAGTTCTTCGACCTTTTGCTCATAGGTATCTTCGAGTTCTTGAAGCTCAGCCGCTAAGACGGTAATGCCTATCTTTTCATAACATGAAGGATCGGCAAGACAGCTTTTTTTCTCATCTATGCGTTTTTCCAGCTCATTTATCTCCGATGGCAGTTTTTCCAAGGCTATTTTCTCTTTAAACGTCAGTTTGAGCGTTTTTTGTTTAACTCTCTCGACGGGTTTTTCCTTTGTGCTCTCTTTTTCCATCTCCGAGAGCTCTTGAAGTTCGCGTTCTAGTTCCAAGTATTCGGAGTACTGCTGATAGCTCTCTTCGATCTTTGCATCGCCTTTGAAGATAAAGAGTTTTTTGGCGATCTTGTCCACGAAATACCTGTCGTGGCTGACGATGATGACGGCACCCGGGAAGTTTGTGAGTTTTTCTTCCAAGATGTTGATGGTCGGAATATCGAGGTCGTTCGTCGGCTCATCGAGGATGAGGATATCCACCTTTTTGGTAAATAAAAGTGCAAGGGCGACGCGGTTTTTTTCTCCGCCGCTGAGCACGCTTATCTTTTTGTCCAAGAATTCTCTCGGAAAAAGAAAGTTCTTTAAGTAGCCGTAAACATGCATATTTTTCCCCTGCACGTCTACTCTGTCTCCGCCGTTTGGGCAAAACGTTTCGATGAGGTCTTTGCTGTCATCGAGCATCTCTCTGTGCTGGTCGAAATACCCGATAGTAAAATCGCCGCGGTTTATGGTTCCGCTTGTCGGTTTGATACGTCCCAAAAGTGTTTTAAGCAGCGTTGATTTTCCGCTGCCGTTTGGTCCGACTATCGCGATGACATCTTTTTGCAGGATGCGTGTACTGAAATTGTCTATGAGTTTTTTTGTACCAAGGGTTACATTGAGATCTTCTACCTCAAAAAGCATTTTTTGTCTGTTGACGCTTTTGTCGCGGTTGAAGTTTTTTGCTTCACGCTCAAGCTCTACACTCATTTTGCGTATCTTTGCGGGATTTGTCTTTGCGTCTTCTCGAAGCTCCATCAGACGTGCTTTTCTGCCTTCGTTGCGTTTGAGTCTTGCCCGCACACCTCTAGAGTACCACTCGTTTTCCGATTTTACGAGCCTTAAAAGATTTTCA is a genomic window containing:
- a CDS encoding NAD(P)H-dependent glycerol-3-phosphate dehydrogenase gives rise to the protein MPIGVIGAGKWGTALAFALSEKNDVYIASRTPRELKNFISIEEILKLEYLVITIPAQQISGWLKEHFMFNGQKVLVASKGIEAATGKFLNEIYDEYIPEENICFLSGPSFAAEVMHSLPTALVINSKNEELSAEFASFFPSFIKTYMSTDVMGAEISGAYKNVIAIAAGICEGLKLGKNAAASLIARGLVEMQRFGRNYGTKDESFIGLSGAGDLFLTASSTMSRNFRVGLGLADGKSKETIVKELGEVAEGIGTAYALHMIAEEKKIYLPIATEVYKILEGKDPKESLKDLLTQ
- a CDS encoding DUF3185 family protein, whose product is MANSSNGTMKLVGIVLAVLGIGLAVWGYQLSTSVGSQITHAITGSQTDKVMMMYIGGAVSFVVGAFLFIKK
- a CDS encoding Dabb family protein; this encodes MIVHIVMFKFKDEDKYDNILTVKGMLEKLPSKIDVLKKMEVGIDFNHSERAYDMSLYSTFETKDDLALYATHPAHLEVLALIKEVVEKTKVVDYEK
- a CDS encoding DASS family sodium-coupled anion symporter — encoded protein: MNEQIAQIKKISTAGLAGIAIFFLSFSFFNIAQSSLLGLIAFLVVLWTNEGLPLAVVSLMPIVLFPAFGVLSTKATAVNYSNPIIFLFLGGFLLAIAVEKTGLHRYLAEKILSFFPDTVSGIIYSLIITSALLSAILSNTTTALLLMPIALYITQEERLKMRFALAIAYGASVGGILTPIGTPPNLILFGIMQEHSLVLIPFLKWVLMVAPLCFVMIFVVGFLLSIGVKNVKMERKGEVFSLTREQKKVMYILTGLIMLLFVNAPIRPYWNGLGLNESAVLLGTGLLLFIEPFRILEWMSDKERIPYRIMFLFGAGFSIAAAFTKTGLADALASYILGFTALSPMLLILIVAVLITFTTEITSNTALVSIMLPVIYAVALKAGINVTLFMMIATVCASYAFMLPIATPPNAIAMSSGAVDVRTMMKYGLFLNIAGIISVVILAEFFWKSVL
- the abc-f gene encoding ribosomal protection-like ABC-F family protein encodes the protein MALIDLLNISKHYEAQKILENINFHVEEGERIVIIGKNGSGKSTLMKIVDGSLEADAGERITRQDLEVKMLSQRPEFKEGQSVKEAVRDGLKELIDAKKRYDEISLLLVDDFENRNLLDEHAKLGNYLDHHSAWSLDDKIQRVIEHFKLKEYEDKPVLLLSGGEQRRVALASLLLQKPDVLLLDEPTNHLDVYMVEFLEDLILKEKFTLVFISHDRYFIDRIATKSIEVEECRLREFKGGYSDYLAQKEEILRTLQKQHENLLRLVKSENEWYSRGVRARLKRNEGRKARLMELREDAKTNPAKIRKMSVELEREAKNFNRDKSVNRQKMLFEVEDLNVTLGTKKLIDNFSTRILQKDVIAIVGPNGSGKSTLLKTLLGRIKPTSGTINRGDFTIGYFDQHREMLDDSKDLIETFCPNGGDRVDVQGKNMHVYGYLKNFLFPREFLDKKISVLSGGEKNRVALALLFTKKVDILILDEPTNDLDIPTINILEEKLTNFPGAVIIVSHDRYFVDKIAKKLFIFKGDAKIEESYQQYSEYLELERELQELSEMEKESTKEKPVERVKQKTLKLTFKEKIALEKLPSEINELEKRIDEKKSCLADPSCYEKIGITVLAAELQELEDTYEQKVEELLSIEEKVEEIENS
- a CDS encoding TrkA C-terminal domain-containing protein, with translation MKSAIIFGYNEFALEIAHSLKTKYNDLSLFVLEDKDFKFLQENNFKVSKFSIDDDWSDLENEYDIDELIVFCALEDTAENIFLTISLRAVYENLIIIALSSDQESGRKLKMAGANKIIPITQTTVNIITEMLERPFVTEILNNILYSDDELQIAQVTIEQDSEVIGQNIESIDWKNRYGLLVLAIIRENLDTSFIYTKKANKEPLKEDDVLVIVGYENDIKEFEKTIGRRYNANWRNWSW
- a CDS encoding ion transporter; the encoded protein is MNIAKRLFIGAVYAINGSKKYENTKRFFYNFLENDQYRFKKYVDFFMMILIFASVFILIEEVKNHLNVYFKFFNDYVISIIFMIEYTLRLWVYDSSTSIIIAQYEKDTALSRDFRLRRALYKVMRSKFEHIRSISSIIDLLAIVPFFHELRLLRIFILFRIFKLFRYTRSVKTFASVLLSKKFEFITLLIFASIIIFVSSVLVYIMEAHLPESPIKTLFDAFYWSVVTISTVGYGDIVTVSEAGRIVAVIVITSGIAVMAFTTSLVVSAFTEKIEEIKEIKNIEDIAKLKKIYLICGYKEIGRQVALKLKKDGLNIVVLDKEKKYVDEAVHDGFIAFDHDSGLLSTYENLKLNINTQVKYVLCLEDSDIDNIYTILTVRSISKQVEIISILQNKQNRKKLELAGVSNIVFSQEFIGLIAKEYIGQPVAFELIHALRSETNGIQISEILVDDVMIRYNGSIADIDSSRFKLLLLGIYKSSMNHFLFNPIENTLLETGDMLIIVGDYVFIEEFKKYLHTKSDR